In the genome of Rhodoplanes sp. Z2-YC6860, one region contains:
- a CDS encoding LysM peptidoglycan-binding domain-containing M23 family metallopeptidase translates to MPQAQPQRHSVVQGAALPPPNAPYASAPNTMAPQTRPAMTSQAGGSPGMASYHPGGTSAEMAPPPPARAAAQSTPRSGWNWEGGTAITVQQGDTIDGIVRRYGVPASAIAQANNLPNGSALRPGQRLVIPKYESTGSTTMASAGPKPAMPIGIPPSNAPAVGGQHVHIIAPGETLMKLSRQYNKPLVEIARANHIPASTMVKVGDRIIIPGVRGAPPQHLAARQTVPQPAPVATIPAKPAPSFAQPQIAQPKIAQPKVAAPVPQRVATVPAAPVAQSTANVVTPAAENPEPPKARDATAGLPSFRWPVNGRVIQAFGPKPSGQQNDGLNVSVPEGTPIKAAEDGVVAYAGNELKTYGNLVLIRHANGYVTAYAHASEILVKRDDTVKRGQIIAKAGQTGSVNAPQVHFEIRKGSTPVDPAPFLNKGGAG, encoded by the coding sequence GTGCCTCAGGCGCAGCCGCAGCGCCATTCGGTCGTGCAGGGCGCGGCGCTGCCGCCGCCCAACGCGCCGTATGCCAGCGCGCCCAATACCATGGCGCCACAGACCCGTCCGGCCATGACCAGCCAGGCTGGCGGTTCGCCCGGCATGGCGTCTTATCATCCGGGCGGCACGAGCGCCGAAATGGCTCCGCCGCCTCCGGCCCGTGCCGCCGCGCAGTCCACGCCGCGCTCCGGCTGGAACTGGGAGGGCGGTACTGCGATCACGGTCCAGCAGGGCGACACCATCGACGGCATCGTGCGGCGCTACGGCGTGCCGGCGTCGGCCATTGCCCAGGCGAACAACCTGCCGAACGGCTCGGCGCTGCGGCCGGGTCAGCGGCTGGTGATCCCGAAATACGAGTCGACCGGGAGCACAACCATGGCCAGTGCCGGGCCGAAGCCCGCCATGCCGATCGGCATCCCGCCGTCGAACGCGCCGGCCGTGGGCGGCCAGCACGTCCACATCATCGCGCCCGGCGAGACGCTGATGAAGCTGTCGCGGCAGTACAACAAGCCGCTGGTCGAGATTGCTCGTGCCAACCACATACCGGCGTCGACCATGGTGAAGGTCGGCGACCGCATCATCATTCCGGGCGTGCGCGGCGCGCCGCCGCAACACCTGGCGGCCCGGCAGACCGTGCCGCAGCCCGCACCGGTCGCGACGATCCCGGCAAAGCCCGCGCCTTCGTTTGCGCAGCCCCAGATCGCTCAACCGAAGATCGCGCAGCCGAAGGTCGCAGCGCCCGTTCCGCAACGGGTCGCGACCGTGCCGGCTGCGCCAGTCGCACAGTCGACCGCCAACGTTGTGACGCCGGCTGCAGAAAATCCCGAGCCGCCGAAGGCGAGAGACGCAACCGCGGGCTTGCCATCGTTCCGCTGGCCGGTGAATGGCCGCGTCATCCAAGCGTTCGGGCCGAAGCCTTCGGGCCAGCAGAATGACGGTCTCAACGTCTCGGTGCCGGAGGGCACGCCGATCAAGGCGGCCGAGGACGGTGTCGTGGCCTATGCGGGCAACGAGCTCAAGACCTACGGCAATCTGGTGCTGATCCGTCATGCCAACGGTTACGTGACCGCTTACGCGCATGCGAGCGAGATACTGGTCAAGCGCGACGACACCGTGAAACGCGGCCAGATCATCGCCAAGGCGGGTCAAACTGGCAGCGTTAACGCGCCGCAGGTGCATTTCGAGATCCGCAAGGGCTCGACGCCAGTCGATCCGGCGCCGTTCCTGAACAAGGGCGGGGCGGGTTAG
- a CDS encoding ATP-binding protein, with amino-acid sequence MAKSKPSSQSRSKAPSKPAAKSKSATAPTLSPDTLGRIAAALERLSPPGHAASDFDAADAFIWQPKGSRLVPVPRVNRVEMVLLQGIDRMRDILMENTERFAKGLPANNALLWGARGMGKSSLVKAAHAQVNKSIARGNLKLVEIHREDIESLPDLMTLVRPQPYRFIVFCDDLSFDAEDTSYKSLKAVLDGGIEGRPENVILYATSNRRHLMSRDMMENERSTAINPGETVEEKVSLSDRFGLWLGFHRCSQDEFLAMVGGYVSHFKIPIGEDDLRREALEWSTTRGSRSGRVAWQYVQDVAGRLGVKLSG; translated from the coding sequence ATGGCGAAATCCAAACCGAGTTCTCAGTCCCGCTCCAAGGCCCCCTCCAAGCCCGCCGCAAAGTCCAAATCCGCCACCGCTCCGACGCTCTCGCCCGACACGCTCGGCCGGATTGCGGCAGCTCTGGAACGGCTGTCACCGCCCGGCCACGCCGCTTCGGATTTCGACGCCGCCGATGCCTTCATCTGGCAGCCGAAGGGCTCGCGGCTGGTGCCGGTGCCCCGCGTCAACCGCGTCGAGATGGTGCTGCTTCAGGGCATCGACCGGATGCGCGACATCCTGATGGAGAACACCGAACGCTTCGCCAAGGGCCTGCCGGCCAACAACGCGCTGCTCTGGGGCGCACGCGGCATGGGCAAGTCGTCGCTGGTGAAGGCCGCGCATGCGCAAGTCAATAAATCGATCGCGCGCGGCAATCTCAAGCTCGTCGAGATCCATCGCGAGGACATCGAGAGCCTGCCCGACCTGATGACCCTGGTGCGGCCCCAGCCTTACCGCTTCATCGTGTTCTGCGACGACCTCTCGTTCGACGCTGAGGACACGTCCTACAAGTCGTTGAAGGCCGTGCTCGATGGCGGCATCGAGGGCCGGCCGGAGAACGTGATCCTCTATGCGACTTCGAACCGCCGCCATCTGATGTCGCGCGACATGATGGAAAACGAGCGCTCGACCGCGATCAATCCCGGCGAGACCGTCGAGGAGAAGGTTTCGCTATCGGATCGCTTCGGCCTGTGGCTCGGCTTTCATCGCTGCAGCCAGGACGAATTCCTCGCGATGGTCGGCGGCTATGTCAGCCATTTCAAGATTCCGATCGGCGAGGACGATCTGCGCCGCGAGGCGCTGGAATGGTCGACCACGCGCGGCTCGCGCTCGGGACGCGTGGCGTGGCAATACGTGCAGGATGTTGCCGGACGCTTGGGCGTGAAGCTGAGCGGGTAA
- the yajC gene encoding preprotein translocase subunit YajC, whose protein sequence is MFVTPAFAQAPSLFGGGDNMLVSLLPFILIFVIMYFLILRPQQKRQKQHQEMVKNVRRGDTVITNGGLIGKVTKVVDDEQIEIEVADGVRVRQAKSMLADVRAKGEPVKEEGASS, encoded by the coding sequence ATGTTCGTGACACCCGCATTTGCCCAGGCCCCTTCGCTGTTCGGGGGTGGCGACAACATGCTGGTGTCGCTGCTGCCCTTCATCCTGATCTTCGTGATCATGTATTTCCTGATCCTGCGGCCGCAGCAGAAGCGCCAGAAGCAGCACCAGGAGATGGTCAAGAACGTGCGCCGCGGCGACACCGTGATCACAAACGGTGGGCTCATCGGCAAGGTCACCAAGGTGGTCGATGACGAGCAGATCGAGATCGAGGTGGCGGACGGTGTTCGCGTGCGCCAGGCGAAGTCGATGCTGGCTGACGTGCGGGCCAAAGGTGAACCGGTGAAGGAGGAGGGCGCGTCGAGCTGA